The following proteins come from a genomic window of Coffea arabica cultivar ET-39 chromosome 11c, Coffea Arabica ET-39 HiFi, whole genome shotgun sequence:
- the LOC113716358 gene encoding auxin-induced protein 15A-like: MAIRLPRIIQAKQILRRSSKDVLKGYFAVYVGESEKKRFVVPISYLNQPAFQELLSQAEEEFGFDHPMGGLTIPCREDKFIDVTSCLS, translated from the coding sequence ATGGCCATCCGCCTGCCTCGTATTATTCAAGCTAAGCAAATCCTAAGACGGTCTTCAAAGGATGTTTTGAAGGGCTACTTTGCGGTGTATGTTggagaaagtgaaaagaaacGATTTGTGGTTCCCATTTCTTACCTGAATCAGCCTGCATTCCAAGAATTGTTGAGTCAAGCTGAGGAAGAATTTGGCTTTGATCATCCAATGGGGGGTTTGACAATCCCTTGCAGAGAAGACAAGTTCATTGATGTGACCTCTTGCTTGAGTTAA